The genomic segment GGCTTTTACTTCTCTCATACGTGCACTGAATAATACGAACTGACCGATTTCTACATCTGCAGTCGATGTAACGCCCTAGTAAGAGAAACCACACATTTTTCAGTGCCTTAAGAAGGTTGCCAAAATATAGAAGAGGCTTTTGGcatatttttgggaaaaaaatatgcAATAATTTGGACCTACAACAGTTGGGTTTCCTCACTGGAACCAAGTATTTAGTACACAGAATGACCAGGAAATGCAATCTTCTCTGTggatggctattataaatagaTAGATATGCCTGTATATTTAGCAACCCAGTGCATTCCATACTAAATGAAATACTTTGAGTCTCGGAAGAATCTTCTAGTGGTTAAATACCAGTTGGTTTCATttaattcaggaaatatttattgagtgcttcttATGTGTCCAGCGTGGTTAAGAGTTAGAAACATCTGTGGGAACTTCTAGAATTGCCACTAAAGTTTCAAAGGATGcatcatttatcatttctctgttttGAGAAATAATTGGATAACTAGCTACCTTTTTACTTCTAATGAGATTAAAGAAACCAGTCCATGTTAAAGCGGGTAGTCTTTAGGATCTATTATACCAACACTAGAGGAGCGATGTAAAGAGCATGATTCTTGAGGAGCACATGAATTCACCTACTTCGTTCCCCCTGCACCAAGTTAGATGTTTATGTGTTACATGAAGAGCTTCAGGTAGGCACAGCACTATGTTTTTCATCTTATGCAATAGCCTTTTCAGGGAGAGTCCAAGAATTGGGAAAGCAGTGCTGACATAAGATCATTCACACACAGAATCAAATGATTCTATAGGATGCTTTGTTTcaggaggtttaaaaaaaaaaaaaaaggatcttcaTTCAGGGCAAAATAAGGCCTTAGCAGCATAAGGACATTCATTAGAGTTACCTGGAAATACCGTGGTAAAGAAGTCTAGAAGGAAGCAAAAGGTTTATACAGCATTACAGCTTAACGTAGTTGCACATATACAGTCATCAGTTTTTACAATGACACTGTTGTGGGAGTACTCAGCTGTTTACAATCAGAAAAATGATGCAATAAGTAAAACTTTAGTGCTAAATCATATTTACCCTTAAAGGTGACCACATATAAGAAGTACAAACAGTTCAGGCCATTACTTTGAAAATTTTaccctttgtttgtttgtttgttttgaaccCCAACGATTTCTGATGCCAGTAGATGGCACTAGTGGTATACAGTAACCAGCACAAATCATTCTTTTGCTCCCGCTTAAAGGGACGTACCCTTTTATAGAAACATTTAAGCAGCCAAAGAAATTGCACTGTATGATTGTGGTTTTTCTGTAAAacgaaaaaaaattagaataaactaAAAGATCTTTAGGAAGAGAGTCCCATGGAGCTAGTCTGTGCATCCTAAGTCCACAGAACACAGCATTCCTCCTCCTGACTGCACTGTCAGCCGCTTTAATCCGACTCTCGCTAATATCCTCTGTCTTATGACTGCCACACTACACCCCTTGCCAGGAAGAGCAGCGCATACCAGAAGGTATCACATTGCGCCTCTGTCCCCAATGTCataaaaatcagtgaaacaaagtaaaacagaaattggagtcagaggaaataaaactataaaaatcaacAGTAAAGTTAAGGAGTCATGATTGGGTGACAGAAGAAACCTTGGGGAAGAAAAGTAAATTGAGGTGCTGCTTGGAAAGAAGGAATTACACAGTAGATTAAAGTCAAAAGAAGGAGTTTGAAATACCTGTGAATAGCTGCAAAAAGGTCTTCTGTGGTCCTGGGTCGACTAGGGGTCATCACCTCATCACTCCCGTCTTCCTTGAGGAAGTCACAGGCCTCTGAGGATGAACTGGCTGCGGTGGTCTCCGGCACCCCAGCTACGGAAAAGCAGGCAGGCCCACAAGATGCACAAGTGACTAGAATTTCAGTCCTCAGCCAAGCTTCTAAATATGCTGCTTCCCTGCCATTCCTGACAATGTGAGAACCGCAGGGAGATGCCATAGGTCTGTAGTTTGATAGTTCACAAAGAAGGGAGGAAATGACACTAGCGTGAGAGCCAGAGCTCATTCTTTGTTAAAGTATAGAACGCCCACGGCATCTCTCTTAAATTTTGTTGCAACATTTCTTTGTGGCTCTTTGGAAGGGAGGTGTTACCCATTGCTATTTAATATCCAGCCTGCTGCAGATCATCTCCATCCCCCTATTTTCTGCCATGCCTTTAggtctagattttaaaaataataacaaaatgcaAAGCTGGTAACTTAATCTGTGTTTTTGCACAGGAAGTCTACATACTGTTAGCTTTAACACCAATCTGATCTACCTGGGTTCTTTCCACGTGTAAGCATTCAACAGCCCTATCTGGTTCAGCTGCATATGGGCAGAGGGCACAGGAGAGAGAAGCCAGGAAGCCAGACTCACCTGCTCCGTCCTGTTGAGATAGGCAGCTCTCCCTATCGCCCCCAGCATCCGCACTGTTCTCAGCTGGCTCCTCCTGCTTGGGGGCTGGTGAGACATCGGGCTGAACCATGAGGACATTGGCTTCCACTCTGCTGGGAGACACGGATCCTGCAGCTCCTCCCTCAAGAACCGAGGTGCCAGGGTGCGTGGCATGAGAGCCAGCTTGGACTGTAGAACTCTCTTTTGCCTCTCTGCTGTGCACAGAGCCCTCCTCTCCCCTCGTGGGGCTGGGCGCGGCTCGAAGGGCTTCGCTCACGTTCTCTGCGGGTTCCACTGCAAAATCTTTCTGCGGAGGTGGTACCACCAGGAACAGTTTGGGCTTCTTGGAAATGGGGGGTGGCTTCCTCCTGGGTGAAGAGTCTGGGAGTGGGGTGGTGCTGGGACTGGGCcgagcctctgcctccccagcgcTCAAAGCTCCAGGGCTGCGGCTCACAGGGCCGCCGCGCTCGGCCGCACTGCCATGGTCACCCTGACTCGAGCTCTTGGCAGGCGTTGGAAGCGAGCTTGTCACAGAGGCAGGCTGGCTTTCACTCTCCATTTCATTTGTGCTATTTCGGGATTTCAGGAGAGCAGATGGCTTTAAGTGGTACTGTGGAGCAACTGGAGTACGTTGTTCCTGAGCTGTTCGTTCAGACAACAGTGCTGCCTCGGTGCCTGAGTTCTTCCTCACCGGCCTCAACTGCACCATCTGCAATGCTTCCGTGGTTATCAGGGGCATGGGGGGCCTGCTGGTCTCCTCCTTGGTAGAAGGAGGCCTCAAGGATCCCCGGGAGGATTCTGGCTGGCCAGAATTTGTGAAAGGCGGCCTGGTGTCTTTCATGAATTTGGGGTCAAGAGGTGGGGCGGGTGGGGGCTCCGAGAAAGGTAAGAGAGGTGGGGGCAATGGCAAGGACACAGGTGAATCTGGAAGAAGCGGGCTCAGTGCAGTGGGCGGGGGAGAAAGGCACCAATCAGGTGGGGAGCAGAAGGGAGTGAGAGCTTCTGGCGGCGGAGGGGGGAACACAGGAGAGTGAGGCAGAGGAGAGCCCTGGGAGCAATCTGTGACaggaggtgggggaggaaggaaaggagaccTGTCTGCAGGACAAGGCGATGGAGGAGAGGgaataggaggaggaggagccagggGAGAGCCCACGGCTGGATCCAGTTTCTTCATAGTGCCACTTCCTTCAGTAGAAGTATTAGAGGAAAGAGAAGTGGACGACGAGGAAATGGATACTGAAGATATCAGAGAGGACTTCCTTTCTGGTACCCTGGGCTTGGGCTTCCCCTTCCCATTTGCTGGTgacattgattttaaaaacacaggcaCAGGGGTGAGTGCTGTGGGTGTATTCGACTGGCTGGAATACCCACTGGATGGAGAAATGACTCTGTGGGACTTCTCTGGTGACATGATCTTTGGTTTGACTGAACCACTGGGCACTTGAGGCATTGTGGCTCTGGACCCTTCTTGGACATGGCGGACTGGCCCGTTCCCAGTGGGCACCCCGCTGCTGGTTGAACAGCCCCCTGCTGGGTTCCCCAGATCTTCCTGCATGCCTGTGTAGTCAATGTAGTAACCCCAGGGGTCCGTGTACTCTGACTTGACACTGCTCGTGTCACTCTGCGATGGTGTGGCCCCGCACAGGGAGTAGACATTGGGGGTGGTGGCGGAAGTCATGCTGCTGCCAGCACTGACCGTGCTCTGGCTCCGGGAGCGGGGCAGCCAGGGCTCTTCCAAGTCACTGCAGGGGCTCTGGGAGGGCGAGCTGCCACCCTTGCCTGGGAGGCTCAGCTGCAGCGAGTGCTGGAGTGTGGCAATCAGGCTCTCGTTGAGCACCTGCCCGTTGGACTGGCCACTCTTCTTGGGAATCCTGCGGAGGGAGTCTGTCCGGGAGGGTGGCAGGGGAGGCTTCTTTGCTTTCTTCAAAGAGATATTTCTCGATAAGGATTTATCCTGGTAATTGGACCGGTCCCCTGGGTTTTTCTGAGCTCTTCCATCAAAAACATTGACCACGCTGTGCCTGGGGTTCCCAAAGCCATCACTGCTATTGCACAGATTCCCAGATCCATGTCCAGAGTCAGTGTGCACAGATGTGCAGTAGCCATCGTGGTCCTCGGAATACAGCGACCCAGCATCCTCTTTGTTGGACGTTTGGTCCAAACTGCAGCTGCTCATGTTACTTGTGGGAGTGGAGTAGCCAGGAGTTGCTACATGCGGCTTCAGGGGGGATGCCCTTCCATTACCTGAGGACTTGTATTCCCAGGGCTCCGAGCTGCTGTGCCCTCCACCCCCTGAATAACTAGATTCACTCTTGCCATCCACATCTTGGGAGTGGGCTGGGAAGGCTAGGTCGTTTCTACAATTATACGGCATGGCTTGGGACGCATTCTCCCTATTTGCTGGAGCATTTAGAGAGACTGCCGAGTCACAGAGGGACAACAGTGTGGGTGCACCAGGGGAATGAGGGTCTAAGGCCTGTGAAAGAATGGTGGTGTGACCCTCATTCCAGTGGCGCCCGGGAGACTGATGATCATCTTTCACAGCATGCCTGGAGATGAGGTGGTCTCTGGGTTTTATCTTTGCATGTGATGAGCCAGAACTTCTACTTTCCCGCTGCCCTGCACTCTGAGCAGTGTGAATAGCGATGACCTCGGAagaggaagacagtgtggcatttGGGATGATGCTGGTGGAGTAGGCTGCATGAGGAGAAACCACACATGCTGGGCTCATTACATTTTCACTCTCAAAGTGTCTCAGCTCTTGGGATTTGGGTCTCAAAAGTGTTCCAGTCTCTGAGGCACCTCCTAAATGGCCTAAGTTTTCATCTGCTTGTGGGTGACCTCCCTGGTAGAGGAATGTGCCATCCATGTCTCCTGCAGGGCCCAGGGCACCCAGCCTCGGCTCAAGAGACTGAATGTTTGCCCTCACTCCAGAACGCGGAAGACTATGGAAGCCAGCATCATTGTTGAGGCGGGAAGGGAATATGATCCCCGCAGAATCGCTCAGCACAGACATGTTGCCAGAAGAACCTGAGAAGTGGCCCATCTGGGCAGCAATGCCTTGCCCCTTCTGTGCCCTGATTCTCCTCATGGAAGGTGGTACGACCTTCACATCCTCCGTCTGACAGCTGGAGTCCCTGGTTTCTGAGCGCTGCCCAGCAGACCGATAGCTATCGAACCTTCCTAGCGCAGAGTAGTGATCGGGGGTGTGCACTGAGTGACCATCGACATCATCTTGGCCAGTGCCTGATGCTGGAGATAAAGCAGAAAGAGGCTTGTTACCTGAAAATAAAATCCATAGTTCATCACCTATACCCTCACCGCCTctgacagaattttttaaaaaattttctatttgATTTAATGTCCTTTCTCCTGTAGGTACCtaagtacatttaaaaagttactgatagctctaaaataaaaattcttgtcATGAATTTCAGGTACTTCTCTTAATTTGTACCTCCAATCCTCCTATGGCTTGAGTGCCACATATGGAATTCTCAGGTGATCCCTTCAAGATCAAGGCTGCTGAGGGCTCAGAGGAGGATTTACTTTGAAATAACCACCTTTCAGTAAAGTCTTCAAGGTAGCCTTTCGCCCACGGGGTGACTGTGCAGACCATCTATCAAGCAGTGACACAGCTTTCCCAAAGGCAGATGAATGTAGTAATTGAACAATAGGGCCACAGAGATACCATGTTTGAGGGGTACTGGTATAAAACAGTGTTAATTACATTAATTCTTTATGTCAGAAGGAAATTCTAAGGCAAAGAAAACTGATTTACAGGCCCATCTGTGTTCCAAACATTTCATTATCCATCTGAAGTCATTATCTGTCTGTTGGTGACATTCAAAATTCAACAGCAATCTGTTGTGTTCTGGTGGGGGAAACCGGCAGGAACTGATCCAGTGAACATTTCCTCAAATTAGGATGATTTATTCGTTGGAGTTTTACAACCAAACAGAGAAtagtatgtttaaaaaaaaaaaagaaacacaaggaaGGGCCAACAGAGAAGGACATGGACGAGGTAAACCTTAAGTGTAAACAGATTTCAAGCTACCCAGGAAAGAACAGAGcttatgaggaaaaaataaacaaataaataaatcacaaagaACCTACCCAAAGtgtactgagaaaaaaaaaagttaatcctTACGACAAATCAAATCTCTAAAAATAGTAGTAAAACTATAGTTCTCCCTATGTTATCTCCATCCAACAAGGACCCGAGAGTATCTATCTATCCCAACACGGGCTTTGCTGAGCAACACGAGTCAAGCACACCCCTCTGTGTCAGTGAACACCTGGATGTGACCCTAGGGGTGATAGGGTTCCTAAGGCTTCCCTCTCCCAGCACATAATCTAACCAGGGCATGGACTGGATAGAGAACGCCTTTTGCTCACTCAGATAGCAGCGGGTAGTACTGAAATGGCAGCAATGTGCTTGTATCAACTTCAAAAGAGATGGCACCCTGGAAGGAAGGATCCTGGCATAAAGCCGCCTTCTTCACTGTGATGATGGAGAGGAAATTTTatacttgtatttttagcaaagatgaTCTATTTCCTCTCTCTACCCTCTTTCAAGTACCCACTCGctgaagacagacagacacacagacacacacagacacacacacacacacacacacacacacacacacgagctgTCCCACACAGACAGGGAAAGTGGACAAAAGGACAGGACAGAAGAAAAACCCACTTTGAGGAGGTGCAAAGTTTTGCCATTTAGTAATTTAGAAGATGGGCGGTTGACTGGTATTGGTGTATCAGTGCATACAAGTTCAATTCCAAACACTCAAAATACCTAATTCCATTCAACAATGCGTTTTGAATGTTTGGAGTTGACCttatatgaatacattttttcctttcaaaactgTACTAGTTTTTGCATGGAGTTAGTGGTAGATTTTTAACTGTCTTTAAGTAGCATAAACAAAATCCTGATACTTTTGGGTAACAGTTTTAAATATGAAACCATTCTaggcatgtaaaaaaaaaaatagaaatatagctATTTTATCACCCTCTACAGCTAAGTATaactttcttattaaaataaaaacatttcctaAAGACcttaaaaagcatatgaaaaactaATATATCTTATCACAAGGACCACCAAAATTCTATTCCCAAAACAGACCCTCCAATATTTTCACAGTATAAAAAGTTTCAGAATATGATAGGAAACAGATGAATGCTATAGAGGCATATGTCATTTTACTGTGCTTAGCTTTATTGTGCATTGCAGataattgtgtgtttttttttttaacagatcgaaggtttgtggcaaccctgtgttgaGCAAGTCTACTGACGCCATTTTTCTAACATGTGCTTACTGTGTGTCTCCGTGTCACGTTTTGGTTATTCTTGCAATatctcaaactttttcattattgttagatctgttatggtgatctgtgaccagtgatctttgatattactattgtaattgttttggggtgccacaaatCACACCCACATAAGACAGCAAATGTgattgataaatgttgtgtgtgttctgactgctccactgaccagctgtttcccagcttctctccctcttctcggGCTTCTCTATTCCCTGAGATACAACAATAATGAAATTAGGTCATTAATAGCCCTACATGGCCTCTAAGGGTTCAAGcgaaaggaagagttgcatgtctctcactttaaatcaaaagttagaaatgattaagcctagcgaggaaggcatgtcaaaagctaaGATAGGCCAAAACAGTTgtgcctcttgtgccaaacagttaACCGAGCTGTgactgcaaaggaaaagttcttgaaggaaataaaaagtgctactccagtgcatacacaaataaaaaaacagctttattgctgatatggagaaagttttaatggtctggacagaaaatcaaaccagccacaacatttcccttaagccaaagcctaatccagagcaaggccctaactcttcaATCCTGTgaaagctgagagaggtgaggaagctatAGAAGAAGAGCTGGGAGCTAGCACAGGTTGTTTCATGAGGTTGAAGGAAAGGAGCCGTTTCTACAACATAAAAgtgaagcagcaaatgctgaCGGAAAAGCTGCAGAAATTTATCTAGAAGATCTAGCGAGGTTAGTTGATGAAGGTGGTTATACTAGACAACAggttttcaatgtagatgaaacgaCCTTCTAATCATCTAGGACTTTCAAAGCTACAAGAGGAGGAGTCAATGCCTgtcttcaaagcttcaaaggacaaacTGACTCTTGTTAGAGGCAGAGTAGCTGGTGACTTGAAGTTGAAGCCAATGTTTCTTTACCATTCTGGAAATCCTAGagtccttaagaattatgctaaacagaatctgcctgtgctctataaatggagcaacaaagcctgaatgacagcatGTCAGCTTACAGTatgatttattgaatacttttaaGTCCACAgttgagatctactgctcagaaaaaaaaagatttctttcatttACAGTGCACctaggctgggggcagtggctcacgcctgtaatcccagcactttgaaaggccaaggcgggcagatcacctgaggtcaggagttcgagaccagcctgaacaacataaagaaaccctgtctctactaaaaatacaaaaaaattagccaggtgtggtggcgcatgcctgtaatcacagctactcgggaggctgaggcaggagaatcgcttgaacccaggaggcggaggttgcagtgagctgagatcgcaccactgcactccagcctgggcaacaagagtgaaactccgtctcaaaacaaaaaattatatatacatacacacacacacacacacacacacacaaatacaatgcacctagtcaccccagagctctgatgaagatgtACAAAGACAtaaatgttttcatgcctgctaacacaacattcattctgcagcccatggctTAAacagtaattttgactttcaagtcatAATTTTGTAATGCACTTTGTAAGGCCAAAgctgccatagacagtgattTCTCTGATAGATCTGAGCTAAGTTAAGTTGGAAACCTGAAAAGGATTCACCACTCTAGCACAGTAAGAACAATTTTAATTCATGggagaaggtcaaaatatcaCTATTAGTAAGAGtctggaagaaattgattccagcTCTCGTAGATAACTTTGAGAGGATTGAGACTGAAGTGAAGGAAGTGACTCCAGATGTGGTAGAAACAGCAAGGAACTAGagttagaagtggagcctgaagatgtggctgaattgctgcaatctcatgatcaaacttgaacaACGAGGCATTGCTTCTTACAGACGAGCAATGAAAATGCTTTCCTGAGATGGACTCTActagtgaagatgctgtgaacattgttaaaatgacaacaaaggattcagaatattatataaacttagttgataaagcagcagcagggtttgagagagTGACTCAAATTTTGAGAGTAGTTCTACTGTTGGTAAAATGTTACTAAACAGTATTAcgtgctacagagaaatctttcaagAAAGGAAGGATCTGTCAATGTGGCAAATgtcactgttgtcttattttaggAAATTGCCACAGTCATTCTtatcttcagcaaccaccaccctaatCAGTCAGTAGCCATCGACATCGAGGCAAGAACTTTCACCAGCAAGAAGATTACAACTGTCTGTAGGCTCAGATCATCCTTAGTATTTTTTAGCAATCAGGTATTTTTAcactgtaccttttttttttttttttttttttttttttacataatgctattgcatacttaGTAGACCACAGcacagtgtaaacataacttttataggtgctggaaaaccaaaaaattcatgtgacttgcTGTATtacaatattcactttattgtagTGGTCTGGAACTATAGCTGTGATATCCCTGAGGTATGTCTTTAGACAGAACAAACTACAAAAAGACAACTACAAACAAGTGTAGACCACTTAGGTGCTGCTCAAACTTGATGGGATTTATCTGATTTTAAGATGTAATgtacagaaataattatttatactttttcttttatttaataatattttgaatttctaaaaaatatatgtaattaacgATGCTGAGGATTTACAAGTCAGTTTATTTAAGGTGTAGgctatgagtttttaaaaagtcttgtcAAGTAGATAGTTTCTTAGTATAAACTACCAAAAATTATTCATAAAGGGATTCCTTTAGATGAGGCCTTTTCTGCTTAGAGAATATGTACGGGGATAGGTTCAGTAGCCAAGTGTAATATATATATCAACAAAATAATCCTATCTGATTCTAAAAGATGAAACCTCATAATATGATGTTCAGATACATTTTTGTACAGatttaagataaaagaaaaaattcaaaatgtccaATTGACTGAAACGAAAGGCAACAAATTTTAGTTTATCAGGTAAGTTTTGGAAGTAAGCATTAAATATCATACCTTGATTTTAAAGTGTTACATATTGGCTAGTCTCcattttattactattaataatagTCTATTATTTAtggattttgaaataaaaactgcATATAATTTAGCATAATATATCTTTCTAATTCTTGGAAGTCCTCTCTATggttaggtttttaaaaaaatccaaacccCCAGGCAACTTGGGCAATGCCTTTTGGACAGGGTGCATCTTTCCTAGCGAATGCCTTTCCTTTGGgccatcattttctttttgtctcatttGTTTGTTACACTTCCCCTGTATATCTAGAAGAAgactaattttaaagaaaatatgaagtaTCTATTTTTGATCATCATTACCTATGTATGATTTGATAATCTTGGTAAAAAAACCTTggtagtttttaaagtttttttttttttttaagtttttttaaagaaaccttGGTAGTTTAAGACTTCCAAATCAGAGTCCTTATAAGtataaaatactgggaaaaaagGCAAGATCAACCAGAAGTCCTGAAAGGACAGAACAAATAAACATGTAATCCAATATTTTTGCTAAATAAAACTGTATATAAACGTTAACTCCTCATTCTATCCAGTAATCCTCCAACTAGCCTATCTATAAAACTAGAGTCCTTgtctaattatcttttttttttttttaaactagctcTTCGATACGGTTGTCTCAGTTGACCTCCAGTTCTAATCCAGGTCATGTCATCGACCGCAATGATATTGACTGTCTCGTGTCTGGCAACAGTCACAACCCAGACAATGTGGGGAAAGCTATTTTCTTCCCTCCAGCATTAGTGGCAGTTCCATGTCACATGTAGAAGAAATGAACGTGGATTCCACGGATTTTaatcagtgatttaaaaaatactataattaCAAAAGAGATGATTTATCTAGCTTGCCAGATCATTCTAGTAAGATCAAAGAAACCACTGAGCTATTGGCTTCCATACTGGTTGGTTCAGGAATGAAAGTGATAAAAATTCGTAACTCTCGTTCTAGACGTCAcatgacatacacacacagacaatgCATATGGAATACTTATATGTATCCGCATCTTTATTTGGACCACACTATCCTTCTGATCTTACGAAGGGCCTAAATGCCTGTCTTTAAAGTCACTCCTTGAAGGCACATCTCCTAAAAAGACCAGTTAAAGTATAAATGTTGCTGGAGTGCTTTAGGAAATTACTCCATAAACTATCTACTGAACATACGAGTACAG from the Macaca mulatta isolate MMU2019108-1 chromosome 4, T2T-MMU8v2.0, whole genome shotgun sequence genome contains:
- the NHSL1 gene encoding NHS-like protein 1 isoform X4; this encodes MFCLKAVSNLDEESRWTVHYSAPWHQQENVFLPTTRPPCVEDLHRQAKLNLKSVLRECDKLRHDGYRSSQYYSQGPTFAANASPLCDEYQDEDEEADQKCSLSSSEEERFISIRRPKTPTSSDFSDLNTQTNWTKSLPLPTPEEKMRQQAQTVQADVVPINITGENFDRQASLRRSLIYTDSLVRRPKKVKRRKTITGVPDNIQKELASGTGQDDVDGHSVHTPDHYSALGRFDSYRSAGQRSETRDSSCQTEDVKVVPPSMRRIRAQKGQGIAAQMGHFSGSSGNMSVLSDSAGIIFPSRLNNDAGFHSLPRSGVRANIQSLEPRLGALGPAGDMDGTFLYQGGHPQADENLGHLGGASETGTLLRPKSQELRHFESENVMSPACVVSPHAAYSTSIIPNATLSSSSEVIAIHTAQSAGQRESRSSGSSHAKIKPRDHLISRHAVKDDHQSPGRHWNEGHTTILSQALDPHSPGAPTLLSLCDSAVSLNAPANRENASQAMPYNCRNDLAFPAHSQDVDGKSESSYSGGGGHSSSEPWEYKSSGNGRASPLKPHVATPGYSTPTSNMSSCSLDQTSNKEDAGSLYSEDHDGYCTSVHTDSGHGSGNLCNSSDGFGNPRHSVVNVFDGRAQKNPGDRSNYQDKSLSRNISLKKAKKPPLPPSRTDSLRRIPKKSGQSNGQVLNESLIATLQHSLQLSLPGKGGSSPSQSPCSDLEEPWLPRSRSQSTVSAGSSMTSATTPNVYSLCGATPSQSDTSSVKSEYTDPWGYYIDYTGMQEDLGNPAGGCSTSSGVPTGNGPVRHVQEGSRATMPQVPSGSVKPKIMSPEKSHRVISPSSGYSSQSNTPTALTPVPVFLKSMSPANGKGKPKPRVPERKSSLISSVSISSSSTSLSSNTSTEGSGTMKKLDPAVGSPLAPPPPIPSPPSPCPADRSPFLPPPPPVTDCSQGSPLPHSPVFPPPPPEALTPFCSPPDWCLSPPPTALSPLLPDSPVSLPLPPPLLPFSEPPPAPPLDPKFMKDTRPPFTNSGQPESSRGSLRPPSTKEETSRPPMPLITTEALQMVQLRPVRKNSGTEAALLSERTAQEQRTPVAPQYHLKPSALLKSRNSTNEMESESQPASVTSSLPTPAKSSSQGDHGSAAERGGPVSRSPGALSAGEAEARPSPSTTPLPDSSPRRKPPPISKKPKLFLVVPPPQKDFAVEPAENVSEALRAAPSPTRGEEGSVHSREAKESSTVQAGSHATHPGTSVLEGGAAGSVSPSRVEANVLMVQPDVSPAPKQEEPAENSADAGGDRESCLSQQDGAAGVPETTAASSSSEACDFLKEDGSDEVMTPSRPRTTEDLFAAIHRSKRKVLGRRDSDDDHSRNHSPSPPVTPTGAAPSLASPKQVGSIQRSIRKSSTSSDNFKALLLKKGSRSDTSARMSAAEMLKNTDPRFQRSRSEPSPDAPESPSSCSPSKNRRAQEEWAKNEGLMPRSLSFSGPRYGRSRTPPCAASSRYSMRNRIQSSPMTVISEGEGEAVEPVDSVAHGALGVAEGCSLDGLAREEMDEGSLLCGEGPAASLQPQAPGPVDGTASAEGREPSPQCGGSLSEES
- the NHSL1 gene encoding NHS-like protein 1 isoform X6 — encoded protein: MFCLKAVSNLDEESRWTVHYSAPWHQQENVFLPTTRPPCVEDLHRQAKLNLKSVLRECDKLRHDGYRSSQYYSQGPTFAANASPLCDEYQDEDEEADQKCSLSSSEEERFISIRRPKTPTSSDFSDLNTQTNWTKSLPLPTPEEKMRQQAQTVQADVVPINITASGTGQDDVDGHSVHTPDHYSALGRFDSYRSAGQRSETRDSSCQTEDVKVVPPSMRRIRAQKGQGIAAQMGHFSGSSGNMSVLSDSAGIIFPSRLNNDAGFHSLPRSGVRANIQSLEPRLGALGPAGDMDGTFLYQGGHPQADENLGHLGGASETGTLLRPKSQELRHFESENVMSPACVVSPHAAYSTSIIPNATLSSSSEVIAIHTAQSAGQRESRSSGSSHAKIKPRDHLISRHAVKDDHQSPGRHWNEGHTTILSQALDPHSPGAPTLLSLCDSAVSLNAPANRENASQAMPYNCRNDLAFPAHSQDVDGKSESSYSGGGGHSSSEPWEYKSSGNGRASPLKPHVATPGYSTPTSNMSSCSLDQTSNKEDAGSLYSEDHDGYCTSVHTDSGHGSGNLCNSSDGFGNPRHSVVNVFDGRAQKNPGDRSNYQDKSLSRNISLKKAKKPPLPPSRTDSLRRIPKKSGQSNGQVLNESLIATLQHSLQLSLPGKGGSSPSQSPCSDLEEPWLPRSRSQSTVSAGSSMTSATTPNVYSLCGATPSQSDTSSVKSEYTDPWGYYIDYTGMQEDLGNPAGGCSTSSGVPTGNGPVRHVQEGSRATMPQVPSGSVKPKIMSPEKSHRVISPSSGYSSQSNTPTALTPVPVFLKSMSPANGKGKPKPRVPERKSSLISSVSISSSSTSLSSNTSTEGSGTMKKLDPAVGSPLAPPPPIPSPPSPCPADRSPFLPPPPPVTDCSQGSPLPHSPVFPPPPPEALTPFCSPPDWCLSPPPTALSPLLPDSPVSLPLPPPLLPFSEPPPAPPLDPKFMKDTRPPFTNSGQPESSRGSLRPPSTKEETSRPPMPLITTEALQMVQLRPVRKNSGTEAALLSERTAQEQRTPVAPQYHLKPSALLKSRNSTNEMESESQPASVTSSLPTPAKSSSQGDHGSAAERGGPVSRSPGALSAGEAEARPSPSTTPLPDSSPRRKPPPISKKPKLFLVVPPPQKDFAVEPAENVSEALRAAPSPTRGEEGSVHSREAKESSTVQAGSHATHPGTSVLEGGAAGSVSPSRVEANVLMVQPDVSPAPKQEEPAENSADAGGDRESCLSQQDGAAGVPETTAASSSSEACDFLKEDGSDEVMTPSRPRTTEDLFAAIHRSKRKVLGRRDSDDDHSRNHSPSPPVTPTGAAPSLASPKQVGSIQRSIRKSSTSSDNFKALLLKKGSRSDTSARMSAAEMLKNTDPRFQRSRSEPSPDAPESPSSCSPSKNRRAQEEWAKNEGLMPRSLSFSGPRYGRSRTPPCAASSRYSMRNRIQSSPMTVISEGEGEAVEPVDSVAHGALGVAEGCSLDGLAREEMDEGSLLCGEGPAASLQPQAPGPVDGTASAEGREPSPQCGGSLSEES